The following proteins come from a genomic window of Amphiura filiformis chromosome 16, Afil_fr2py, whole genome shotgun sequence:
- the LOC140172758 gene encoding dermatan-sulfate epimerase-like protein, translating to MAIIQISLVQYFTLLVFLICLHTTSADKLPKLKYTKHPMLYYSAEEVEGLQLKALTTHAKIAGVLKNAVKTMLAKQEQYLPPKDYKVFGSKWNEVYGNNLGIVAFYCVLFPEDRNAQSFTLKYMDIMVSLPKWQVIAIPDDEVPVAHSLTGFTTAYDMLYPVLDPPRRKLYLQRIVNVTKEFYDFAKYRSWGRFLLQNHVATNYLALIHGSLVASAHYEPAMTWLKFGMGMFEKSMKLLNHIVDGSLDEGVAYGSYTSRSVTQYIFLALRHFDVDHTNGFWIKQHFWFYYNTILPHFQRTVGIADSNNNWFYGPESQLVFIDAYVLKNGYGNWLAHEIREHRSSDTKLKLLPAESQLWCTLHTEFIWYNAQLGKTVPPQSGKPDLHVFNDWGVVTFSHVSPKMDTDTFLAFKSGKLHGRGIFDLVQRNMYQSWVKGWKSFNPGHEHPDQNTFIFAPAGKLFITDGLYASKYSYLNNGWSFAPSPTSECFQPWEGQLGECSKWLGWRKPSASKYGAELITASMNNDLIFTSGEAVQAYDSSMKLESVYRSLLLVNHQILVVLDHIKTKTVSPVSQFSTFFHNLASSFEQDTFKDHLSGVKISTDDGDMRMFWVSDTGESPKATLAMKPKDHTSQFQPVETNYVNITMKLSRRSVTVAYVLVGYRATLTDFEFVDSSNAGAKLLVKTSSQTYDISIATDHSNPISRHQFLGYPGFASVKLKNGKLINFGANESATPTEQPGNDDSAKWFNTVNLSLGFTI from the exons ATGGCAATAATCCAAATCTCACTTGTGCAATATTTTACCTTGTTGGTCTTCCTTATATGTCTTCATACTACTTCAGCAGATAAGCTTCCTAAACTGAAGTACACCAAACATCCAATGTTATACTACAGTGCTGAAGAAGTTGAAGGTTTGCAACTGAAAGCTCTCACTACGCATGCTAAAATTGCCGGTGTTCTCAAAAACGCTGTCAAGACAATGCTAGCCAAGCAAGAACAGTATCTTCCTCCCAAAGATTACAAGGTATTTGGATCAAAGTGGAATGAGGTGTACGGTAACAACCTAGGTATCGTGGCATTCTATTGTGTCTTATTTCCAGAAGATCGCAATGCTCAGAGTTTTACACTGAAATATATGGACATCATGGTAAGCTTACCCAAATGGCAGGTGATCGCCATACCAGATGATGAAGTGCCAGTAGCTCATTCCCTGACAGGATTTACAACAGCTTATGACATGCTGTATCCTGTATTGGATCCACCTAGAAGAAAACTTTATCTGCAAAGAATTGTCAATGTAACCAAAGAATTTTACGATTTTGCAAAGTACAGATCTTGGGGTAGATTCTTACTGCAAAATCATGTTGCTACAAACTACCTGGCCCTTATTCACGGTAGTCTGGTAGCATCGGCTCATTATGAACCTGCCATGACATGGCTAAAATTTGGAATGGGAATGTTTGAGAAGAGTATGAAATTATTGAATCATATTGTTGATGGGTCTTTGGATGAAGGGGTTGCTTATGGGAGCTATACATCAAGATCAGTGACACAATACATTTTCTTAGCCCTTCGCCATTTTGATGTTGACCATACAAATGGATTTTggataaagcaacatttttggtTTTATTACAACACCATCTTGCCTCATTTTCAAAGAACAGTCGGTATTGCAGATAGCAATAATAATTGGTTTTATGGGCCAGAGAGTCAGCTGGTATTTATCGATGCATATGTGTTAAAGAATGGTTATGGTAACTGGCTTGCCCACGAAATACGAGAGCATAGAAGCAGTGATACAAAACTGAAATTATTGCCAGCTGAAAGCCAACTGTGGTGCACACTTCATACAGAATTCATTTGGTACAATGCTCAGCTAGGCAAGACAGTACCGCCTCAAAGCGGCAAGCCAGATCTTCATGTATTCAACGATTGGGGAGTAGTCACATTCAGTCATGTATCACCAAAGATGGACACGGATACATTCCTTGCCTTCAAATCGGGGAAGCTTCACGGAAGAGGCATCTTTGATCTTGTCCAACGTAACATGTATCAATCGTGGGTCAAAGGTTGGAAAAGTTTTAACCCGGGGCATGAACATCCAGATCAAAACACATTTATTTTTGCCCCCGCTGGGAAGCTATTCATTACGGATGGTTTGTATGCTTCCAAGTATTCGTATCTCAACAATGGGTGGTCATTTGCACCTTCACCAACCAGTGAGTGTTTTCAGCCTTGGGAAGGACAATTAGGAGAGTGTAGCAAGTGGTTAGGATGGCGCAAACCAAGCGCTAGCAAGTATGGTGCAGAATTGATCACAGCAAGCATGAATAATGACTTGATATTCACGAGTGGGGAAGCTGTCCAAGCATATGATTCATCTATGAAATTGGAATCTGTGTACAGGAGCTTACTTCTTGTCAATCATCAGATTTTGGTTGTTCTGGATCATATAAAAACCAAAACTGTTTCACCAGTATCTCAGTTTAGTACCTTCTTCCACAATCTTGCctcatcttttgagcaagatacATTCAAGGACCACCTCTCTGGGGTTAAAATTTCAACGGATGATGGTGATATGCGGATGTTCTGGGTGAGCGACACAGGGGAAAGTCCAAAAGCAACGCTAGCTATGAAACCAAAAGATCACACATCTCAGTTTCAACCTGTGGAAACAAATTATGTTAATATCACAATGAAATTATCTCGTAGAAGTGTTACAGTTGCTTATGTCCTCGTCGGATACAGAGCTACACTTACCGACTTTGAATTTGTTGACAGCTCAAATGCTGGTGCCAAACTACTTGTTAAGACCTCTTCACAGACATATGATATTTCCATAGCAACTGACCATAGCAACCCCATTTCACGTCATCAGTTCTTAGGGTATCCAGGGTTTGCATCGGTGAAGTTAAAGAATGGGAAATTGATCAACTTTGGTGCGAATGAAAGTGCAACTCCCACTGAACAACCAGGAAATGACGACAGTGCAAAGTGGTTTAACACAGTCAATCTCTCCCTTGGGTTCACAAT TTAG